Within Pseudomonas tructae, the genomic segment AGACCGTGCTGCATCTGATCCCGTCGGGCGTGCTGCGCGAAGGCGTGCAGTGCCTGATCGGCAACGGCGTGGTCGTTGCCCCCGACGCCCTGCTGCGTGAAATCACCAAGCTGGAAGAGAAGGGTGTGCCAGTGCGCGAGCGCCTGCGCATCAGCCCGTCCTGCCCGCTGATCCTGTCCTTCCACGTTGCGCTGGACCAGGCCCGTGAAAAGGCCCGTGGCGAGCTGAAGATCGGCACCACCGGTCGCGGCATCGGCCCGGCCTATGAAGACAAGGTCGCGCGTCGTGGCCTGCGTGTTGGCGACCTGCTCAACATGCCGCGCTTTGAAGACAAACTGCGTGAACTGGTGGATTACCACAACTTCATGCTGGTGGGTTACTACAAAGAGCCGGCCATCGAGTTCGACAAGACCCTGGCCGAATGCAAGGAATACGCTGAGCTGCTCAAGCCGCTCATGCTGGACGTGACGGCCGAGCTGCACGACCTGCGTCGCGCTGGCAAGGACATCATGTTCGAAGGTGCCCAAGGTTCGCTGCTGGACATCGACCACGGTACCTACCCGTACGTGACCAGTTCCAACACCACCGCTGGTGGCGTTGCTACCGGCTCGGGTGTTGGTCCTATGTTCCTCGACTACATCCTGGGCATCACCAAGGCTTACACCACGCGCGTAGGTTCGGGTCCATTCCCGACTGAACTGTTCGACGAAGTAGGTGCGCACCTGGCCAAACAAGGTCACGAGTTTGGCGCGACTACCGGCCGTGCCCGTCGTTGTGGCTGGTTCGACGCCGTTATCCTGCGTCGCGCTATCGATGTGAACAGCATCTCGGGCATCTGCCTGACCAAGCTGGACGTGCTCGACGGTCTGGAAACCATCAACATCTGCGTCGGCTACAAAGATGCAGAAGGCAAGGACGTTGCTCCGACTGACGCTGACAGCTACGTGGGTCTGCAGCCTGTGTATGAAGAAGTGCCGGGTTGGACCGAGTCGACTGTGGGTGCCAAAACCCTGGAAGAGCTGCCAGCCAACGCTCGCGCTTACATCAAGCGTGTAGAAGAGCTGATCGGCGCGCCGATCGACATCGTCTCCACCGGCCCGGACCGCAACGAGACCATCGTGCTGCGCCATCCGTTCGCCTGATCCGCGATTGATGTAAAGACAAAGGCCCCTCTGTAGGGGCCTTTGTCGTTTCTGTCGGCTGTTCGGCACAACCTTTGCTGTAAGAATCGCTCCAGCGGTGCCATCACTGTAATGGCCCCAGAAGTAGAGGGTTCTTTCGTGTCTGCCGTTCTCTCACTGTTACGAAGCCGCCTGTTGCGGCCTGTCTTTGTTGCGCTTGGTATCGCTCTTTTGGTGCAGGTGCTGGTCGCGGTCGCGCTGACCCGGAGCACGGTCACTGCACTGGAGGCCGATCTGGGTAA encodes:
- a CDS encoding adenylosuccinate synthase, whose product is MGKNVVVLGTQWGDEGKGKIVDLLTEHAAAVVRYQGGHNAGHTLVIDGEKTVLHLIPSGVLREGVQCLIGNGVVVAPDALLREITKLEEKGVPVRERLRISPSCPLILSFHVALDQAREKARGELKIGTTGRGIGPAYEDKVARRGLRVGDLLNMPRFEDKLRELVDYHNFMLVGYYKEPAIEFDKTLAECKEYAELLKPLMLDVTAELHDLRRAGKDIMFEGAQGSLLDIDHGTYPYVTSSNTTAGGVATGSGVGPMFLDYILGITKAYTTRVGSGPFPTELFDEVGAHLAKQGHEFGATTGRARRCGWFDAVILRRAIDVNSISGICLTKLDVLDGLETINICVGYKDAEGKDVAPTDADSYVGLQPVYEEVPGWTESTVGAKTLEELPANARAYIKRVEELIGAPIDIVSTGPDRNETIVLRHPFA